A single genomic interval of Streptomyces showdoensis harbors:
- a CDS encoding TIGR03936 family radical SAM-associated protein: protein MQRIRLRYTKRGRLRFTSHRDFQRAFERALRRAEVPMAYSAGFTPHPKVSYANAAPTGTGSEAEYLEIALAEARDPQTLRRLLDESLPDGLDITDAVEARTSGLADRLTASVWELRLEGVDPEDARKAVETFLAAETVEVQRKTKNGIRTFDTRAAVVELTSAAAPGDPQGDRPLDSACAILRLVVRHVTPAVRPDDVLSGLRAVADLAPPVPAAVTRLAQGLFDEESGTVTDPLAPDREAVTAAPSTAAATASATAPGAGTA from the coding sequence GTGCAGCGCATCCGACTGCGCTACACCAAGCGCGGCCGCCTCCGGTTCACCAGCCACCGTGACTTCCAGCGCGCCTTCGAGCGGGCCCTGCGCCGCGCCGAGGTGCCGATGGCCTACTCGGCCGGCTTCACCCCGCACCCCAAGGTGTCGTACGCCAACGCCGCCCCCACGGGCACGGGCTCCGAGGCCGAGTACCTGGAGATCGCCCTCGCCGAGGCGCGCGACCCGCAGACGCTCCGGCGCCTGCTCGACGAGTCCCTGCCGGACGGACTCGACATCACCGACGCCGTCGAGGCCCGGACCTCCGGCCTCGCCGACCGGCTGACCGCCTCCGTGTGGGAGCTGCGGCTGGAGGGCGTCGACCCCGAGGACGCGCGGAAGGCCGTCGAGACGTTTCTCGCGGCCGAGACGGTGGAAGTACAGCGCAAGACCAAGAACGGCATCCGCACCTTCGACACCCGTGCCGCCGTCGTCGAGCTGACCTCGGCCGCCGCCCCGGGCGATCCCCAGGGTGATAGGCCGCTGGACAGCGCCTGTGCGATACTGCGGCTGGTTGTTCGGCACGTGACACCTGCCGTGCGACCCGACGACGTCCTGTCCGGTCTCCGAGCTGTGGCCGACCTGGCGCCGCCGGTCCCCGCTGCGGTGACCAGGCTGGCGCAGGGGCTCTTCGACGAGGAGTCCGGCACGGTGACCGACCCGCTCGCGCCCGACCGCGAAGCAGTCACGGCCGCTCCATCCACGGCCGCCGCGACCGCCTCAGCGACGGCGCCGGGTGCGGGCACCGCGTAG
- a CDS encoding TIGR03960 family B12-binding radical SAM protein gives MSAAESVFPQLEALLPHVQKPIQYVGGELNSTVKPWESADVRWALMYPDAYEVGLPNQGVMILYEVLNEREGVLAERTYSVWPDLEELMREHKVPQFTVDSHRPVGAFDVFGLSFSTELGYTNMLTALDLAGIPLESKDRTVDHPIVLAGGHAAFNPEPIADFIDAAIIGDGEQAVLDMTEIIRRWKAEGRPGGREEVLFRLAKTGSVYIPAFYDVEYLPDGRIGRVVPNKSGVPWRVSKHTVMDLDEWPYPKQPLVPLAETVHERMSVEIFRGCTRGCRFCQAGMITRPVRERSITGIGEMVDRGLKATGFEEVGLLSLSSADHTEIGEIAKGLADRYTEDKIGLSLPSTRVDAFNVDLANELTRNGRRSGLTFAPEGGSERMRKVINKMVSEEDLIRTVSTAYGNGWRQVKLYFMCGLPTETDEDVLQIADMAINVIAEGRKVSGQNDIRCTVSIGGFVPKPHTPFQWAPQLSAEETDARLLKLRDKIRGDKKYGRSIGFRYHDGKPGIVEGLLSRGDRRIGAVIRAVYEDGGRFDGWREHFSYDRWMACADKTLPDFGVDVAWYTTRERTYEEVLPWDHLDSGLDKDWLWEDWQDALDETEVEDCRWTPCFDCGVCPQMDTHIQIGPTGKTLLPLTVVNK, from the coding sequence ATGTCTGCTGCCGAGTCTGTCTTCCCGCAGCTCGAAGCTCTGCTCCCGCACGTGCAGAAGCCGATTCAGTACGTCGGTGGAGAGCTGAACTCCACGGTCAAGCCGTGGGAGTCCGCCGACGTCCGCTGGGCTCTGATGTACCCGGACGCGTACGAGGTCGGTCTGCCCAACCAGGGCGTCATGATCCTCTACGAGGTGCTGAACGAGCGCGAGGGCGTCCTCGCCGAGCGCACCTACAGCGTGTGGCCGGACCTCGAAGAGCTGATGCGCGAGCACAAGGTGCCGCAGTTCACCGTGGACAGCCACCGCCCGGTCGGCGCGTTCGACGTGTTCGGCCTGAGCTTCTCCACGGAGCTCGGCTACACCAACATGCTCACCGCCCTCGACCTGGCGGGCATCCCGCTGGAGTCGAAGGACCGGACGGTCGACCACCCGATCGTGCTCGCCGGCGGCCACGCGGCCTTCAACCCCGAGCCGATCGCGGACTTCATCGACGCGGCGATCATCGGCGACGGCGAGCAGGCCGTGCTCGACATGACCGAGATCATCCGCCGGTGGAAGGCCGAGGGCCGTCCCGGCGGACGCGAGGAGGTCCTGTTCCGCCTCGCCAAGACCGGCTCGGTGTACATCCCGGCGTTCTACGACGTCGAGTACCTGCCGGACGGCCGCATCGGCCGTGTCGTCCCCAACAAGTCCGGTGTGCCGTGGCGCGTCTCCAAGCACACCGTCATGGACCTCGACGAGTGGCCCTACCCCAAGCAGCCGCTCGTCCCGCTCGCGGAGACCGTCCACGAGCGCATGTCCGTCGAGATCTTCCGCGGCTGCACCCGCGGCTGCCGCTTCTGCCAGGCCGGCATGATCACGCGCCCCGTGCGGGAGCGAAGCATCACCGGCATCGGCGAGATGGTGGACCGCGGCCTGAAGGCGACCGGCTTCGAGGAGGTCGGCCTGCTCTCGCTGTCCTCCGCGGACCACACGGAGATCGGTGAGATCGCCAAGGGCCTCGCCGACCGCTACACCGAGGACAAGATCGGCCTCTCGCTGCCGTCGACCCGCGTGGACGCGTTCAACGTCGACCTGGCCAACGAGCTCACCCGCAACGGGCGCCGCTCCGGCCTCACCTTCGCCCCCGAGGGCGGCTCCGAGCGCATGCGCAAGGTCATCAACAAGATGGTCTCGGAGGAGGACCTGATCCGGACCGTCTCCACCGCGTACGGCAACGGCTGGCGCCAGGTGAAGCTGTACTTCATGTGCGGCCTGCCCACGGAGACCGACGAGGACGTCCTGCAGATCGCCGACATGGCGATCAACGTGATCGCCGAGGGCCGCAAGGTCTCCGGCCAGAACGACATCCGCTGCACCGTCTCCATCGGCGGCTTCGTGCCCAAGCCGCACACGCCGTTCCAGTGGGCCCCGCAGCTCTCCGCGGAGGAGACCGACGCGCGGCTGCTGAAGCTGCGCGACAAGATCCGCGGCGACAAGAAGTACGGCCGCTCGATCGGCTTCCGCTACCACGACGGCAAGCCCGGCATCGTCGAGGGCCTGCTCTCCCGCGGCGACCGCCGCATCGGCGCGGTCATCCGCGCGGTGTACGAGGACGGCGGCCGCTTCGACGGCTGGCGCGAGCACTTCTCGTACGACCGCTGGATGGCCTGCGCGGACAAGACCCTGCCCGACTTCGGGGTCGACGTCGCCTGGTACACCACCCGTGAGCGCACCTACGAGGAGGTCCTGCCCTGGGACCACCTGGACTCCGGTCTCGACAAGGACTGGCTCTGGGAGGACTGGCAGGACGCCCTCGACGAGACCGAGGTCGAGGACTGCCGCTGGACCCCGTGCTTCGACTGCGGCGTCTGCCCGCAGATGGACACGCACATCCAGATCGGCCCGACCGGCAAGACGCTGCTGCCGCTGACGGTCGTGAACAAGTAG
- the mrdA gene encoding penicillin-binding protein 2: MSNIPETGRTPRVQIRLVVIQVLVFSLLFTLGGRLWYLQIRNGKEYTDEAKNNHVQQVVQPAVRGSILDARGVPLADNETRLVVSASRTELMKMKDDGKAVLTRLAGVLGMKPDEVVHKIRLCDSKTPKPCWNGSPYQPIPVTDEATTQQALQIRERAEDFPGITAEPAAVRRYPAPGKSRTSQVLGYLSPVTDGEIEKAKDSDSPYLRSDQVGRSGLERTYDKELRGKAGVTRYEVDNLGRVIGQARSDAAVPGANVVTSIDARVQAVAEWELHNAMVEARKVYDKNTSENYKADAGAVVVMEAKTGRIVAMASQPDYDPNAWVGGISAKDYAALTGKDSNFPLLNRAIQGQAAPGSIFKVVSSTAAVNAGYDFNGRYPCPSSYSIGNQVFKNFESQGHGSITIGQALEVSCDTVYYALAHQQWQKDGGMKPKKNPGDWFYKTAHQFGLGAETGIDLPNEVTGRVPDRQWKQSFWEANKDWWCKYGKKGGSYVQQLSYENCLEGNLMRAGDSVNYSIGQGDTLVTPIQMATIYAAISNGGTLWNPTVGKAVISADGKKTTEIAPKSHGRLPFDADTRELIDEALAGVATRGTAAWRFGGWPQDKIPMHAKTGTAEVYGKQTTSWFATYTKDYAIVMTIAQGGTGSGASGPAVRNIYDALYGLDDAGKQDLKRALLPQPQKALPKIEADGSIDAPKIEPYDPEAGKVDPDGVKQVADQPGGNQPADPADPAVPGKKPDDPLAGPPATRGRL, encoded by the coding sequence ATGAGCAACATCCCCGAGACCGGGCGGACCCCCCGGGTCCAGATCCGGCTCGTCGTCATCCAGGTCCTCGTCTTCTCCCTGCTCTTCACCCTCGGCGGACGCCTCTGGTACCTCCAGATCCGCAACGGCAAGGAGTACACCGACGAGGCCAAGAACAACCACGTCCAGCAGGTCGTCCAGCCCGCCGTGCGCGGCTCCATCCTGGACGCCCGCGGCGTCCCGCTCGCCGACAACGAGACCCGGCTGGTGGTCTCCGCCTCGCGCACCGAGCTGATGAAGATGAAGGACGACGGCAAGGCCGTCCTCACCCGGCTGGCCGGCGTCCTCGGGATGAAGCCCGACGAGGTCGTCCACAAGATCCGGCTCTGCGACTCCAAGACCCCCAAGCCCTGCTGGAACGGCTCGCCCTACCAGCCGATCCCCGTCACCGACGAGGCCACCACCCAGCAGGCCCTGCAGATCCGGGAGCGCGCCGAGGACTTCCCCGGCATCACCGCCGAGCCCGCCGCCGTCCGCCGCTACCCGGCCCCCGGCAAGTCCCGCACCTCCCAGGTCCTCGGCTACCTCTCGCCCGTCACCGACGGCGAGATCGAGAAGGCCAAGGACAGCGACTCCCCGTACCTGCGCTCCGACCAGGTCGGCCGCTCCGGCCTGGAGCGCACCTACGACAAGGAGCTGCGCGGCAAGGCCGGCGTCACCCGCTACGAGGTCGACAACCTCGGCCGGGTCATCGGCCAGGCCAGGAGCGACGCCGCCGTGCCCGGCGCCAACGTGGTCACCTCCATCGACGCCCGCGTCCAGGCGGTCGCCGAGTGGGAGCTGCACAACGCGATGGTCGAGGCCCGCAAGGTCTACGACAAGAACACCAGCGAGAACTACAAGGCCGACGCCGGCGCCGTCGTCGTCATGGAGGCCAAGACCGGCCGGATCGTCGCCATGGCCTCCCAGCCCGACTACGACCCCAACGCCTGGGTCGGCGGCATCTCCGCGAAGGACTACGCGGCCCTCACCGGCAAGGACTCCAACTTCCCGCTGCTGAACCGGGCCATCCAGGGCCAGGCCGCCCCCGGCTCCATCTTCAAGGTGGTCTCCAGCACGGCCGCCGTCAACGCCGGGTACGACTTCAACGGGCGCTACCCGTGCCCCTCCTCGTACTCCATCGGCAACCAGGTCTTCAAGAACTTCGAGTCCCAGGGCCACGGCTCCATCACCATCGGGCAGGCCCTGGAGGTCTCCTGCGACACCGTCTACTACGCCCTGGCGCACCAGCAGTGGCAGAAGGACGGCGGGATGAAGCCGAAGAAGAACCCGGGGGACTGGTTCTACAAGACCGCCCACCAGTTCGGCCTCGGCGCCGAGACCGGCATCGACCTCCCCAACGAGGTCACCGGCCGCGTCCCCGACCGCCAGTGGAAGCAGAGCTTCTGGGAGGCCAACAAGGACTGGTGGTGCAAGTACGGCAAGAAGGGCGGCAGCTACGTCCAGCAGCTCTCCTACGAGAACTGCCTCGAAGGCAACCTGATGCGCGCCGGTGACTCCGTCAACTACTCCATCGGGCAGGGCGACACCCTCGTCACCCCCATCCAGATGGCCACCATCTACGCCGCCATCTCCAACGGCGGCACGCTGTGGAACCCCACCGTCGGCAAGGCCGTCATCAGCGCCGACGGCAAGAAGACCACCGAGATCGCGCCCAAGTCGCACGGGCGGCTGCCGTTCGACGCGGACACCCGCGAGTTGATAGACGAAGCCCTCGCGGGAGTCGCCACCCGCGGCACCGCCGCCTGGCGCTTCGGCGGCTGGCCGCAGGACAAGATCCCGATGCACGCCAAGACGGGCACCGCGGAGGTCTACGGCAAGCAGACGACCTCCTGGTTCGCCACCTACACCAAGGACTACGCGATCGTCATGACGATCGCCCAGGGCGGTACGGGCTCCGGCGCCTCCGGCCCCGCCGTGCGCAACATCTACGACGCGCTCTACGGGCTCGACGACGCCGGCAAGCAGGACCTGAAGCGGGCCCTGCTGCCGCAGCCGCAGAAGGCCCTGCCGAAGATCGAGGCGGACGGCTCCATCGACGCCCCGAAGATCGAGCCGTACGACCCCGAGGCCGGGAAGGTCGACCCCGACGGGGTCAAGCAGGTCGCCGACCAGCCGGGCGGCAACCAGCCCGCCGATCCCGCCGACCCCGCCGTACCGGGGAAGAAGCCCGACGACCCGCTCGCCGGGCCGCCCGCCACCCGAGGGAGGCTCTGA
- the rodA gene encoding rod shape-determining protein RodA, translated as MTAPHGFSVSRYAPERGTLARLTARDSVLRRLDWPILLSALGLSFMGALLVWSATRGRTELNNGDPYYFLFRHVLNTGIGLALMIGTIWLGHRTLRGAVPVLYGLSILLILAVLTPLGATINGAHAWIVVGGGFSLQPSEFVKITIILVMAMLLAAKVDAGDQLHPDHGTVAKALALAALPMGIVMLMPDLGSVMVMAVIVLGVLLASGASNRWVLGLIGAGVLGAVLVTTLGMLDEYQINRFAAFANPDLDPAGVGYNTNQARIAIGSGGLLGSGLFKGSQTTGQFVPEQQTDFVFTVAGEELGFVGAGLILVLLGVILWRACRIARETTELYGTIVAAGIIAWFAFQSFENIGMTLGIMPVAGLPLPFVSYGGSSMFAVWVAIGLLQSIRVQPKITA; from the coding sequence ATGACCGCACCCCACGGCTTCTCCGTCTCCCGCTACGCGCCCGAACGCGGCACGCTGGCCCGGCTGACCGCCCGCGACTCCGTGCTGCGCCGGCTCGACTGGCCGATCCTGCTCTCCGCGCTCGGCCTCTCCTTCATGGGCGCCCTGCTCGTCTGGTCCGCCACCCGCGGCCGCACCGAGCTCAACAACGGCGACCCGTACTACTTCCTGTTCCGGCACGTCCTGAACACCGGCATCGGGCTCGCCCTGATGATCGGCACGATCTGGCTCGGCCACCGCACCCTGCGCGGGGCCGTGCCGGTCCTCTACGGACTGTCGATCCTGCTGATCCTCGCCGTCCTCACCCCGCTCGGCGCGACCATCAACGGCGCGCACGCGTGGATCGTCGTCGGCGGCGGCTTCTCGCTCCAGCCCAGCGAGTTCGTGAAGATCACGATCATCCTGGTGATGGCGATGCTGCTGGCCGCGAAGGTCGACGCGGGCGACCAGCTCCACCCCGACCACGGCACCGTGGCCAAGGCGCTCGCGCTCGCCGCGCTGCCCATGGGCATCGTCATGCTGATGCCTGACCTCGGCTCCGTCATGGTCATGGCCGTCATCGTGCTCGGCGTGCTGCTCGCCTCCGGCGCCTCCAACCGCTGGGTCCTCGGCCTCATCGGCGCGGGCGTCCTCGGCGCGGTGCTGGTCACCACGCTCGGCATGCTCGACGAGTACCAGATCAACCGCTTCGCCGCCTTCGCCAACCCCGACCTCGACCCGGCCGGCGTCGGCTACAACACCAACCAGGCCCGGATCGCCATCGGCTCCGGCGGACTGCTCGGCTCGGGCCTCTTCAAGGGCTCCCAGACCACCGGCCAGTTCGTGCCCGAACAGCAGACCGACTTCGTCTTCACCGTCGCCGGCGAGGAACTCGGCTTCGTCGGCGCCGGACTGATCCTCGTGCTGCTCGGCGTGATCCTGTGGCGGGCCTGCCGGATCGCCCGCGAGACCACCGAGCTGTACGGCACGATCGTCGCCGCCGGCATCATCGCCTGGTTCGCCTTCCAGTCCTTCGAGAACATCGGCATGACCCTCGGCATCATGCCGGTGGCCGGACTGCCGCTGCCGTTCGTCTCGTACGGCGGCTCGTCGATGTTCGCGGTGTGGGTGGCGATCGGGCTGCTGCAGTCGATCCGGGTGCAGCCGAAGATAACGGCCTGA
- the mreD gene encoding rod shape-determining protein MreD translates to MKLNRILLSAALVVVALVVQVSVLARLQLPGAVPDLVLLTVVALALVYGHVTGALVGFTAGLLADLAPPADHAAGRYALVLCVVGYLCGLARPDNGRLKSATGPMAVVVAAAIGSTLLYAGVGALVGDTAARHVGLGFLLFTAALYDLLLAPFTVPLIMALARRAENDPLADATGANGADVSSGWLSSGTGLRIGNQRGGLRVKAARTRASRAGRIKGVKRL, encoded by the coding sequence GTGAAGCTCAACCGCATCCTCCTCTCCGCCGCCCTGGTCGTCGTCGCCCTGGTCGTCCAGGTCTCCGTCCTGGCCCGGCTCCAGCTCCCCGGCGCCGTCCCGGACCTCGTCCTGCTCACCGTCGTCGCCCTCGCCCTCGTGTACGGGCACGTCACCGGCGCCCTCGTCGGCTTCACCGCCGGGCTGCTCGCCGACCTCGCCCCGCCCGCCGACCACGCCGCCGGGCGCTACGCCCTGGTGCTCTGCGTCGTCGGCTACCTCTGCGGCCTGGCCCGCCCCGACAACGGGCGGCTGAAGTCCGCCACCGGCCCCATGGCCGTGGTGGTCGCCGCCGCCATCGGCTCCACCCTGCTGTACGCCGGTGTCGGCGCCCTCGTCGGCGACACCGCCGCCCGTCATGTGGGCCTCGGCTTCCTGCTGTTCACCGCGGCCCTCTACGACCTGCTCCTCGCGCCCTTCACCGTGCCGCTGATCATGGCGCTGGCCCGGCGCGCCGAGAACGACCCGCTCGCCGACGCCACCGGTGCCAACGGAGCCGACGTCTCCTCCGGCTGGCTCTCCTCCGGCACCGGCCTGCGGATCGGCAACCAGCGCGGCGGCCTGCGCGTCAAGGCCGCCCGGACCCGCGCCTCGCGCGCCGGTCGCATCAAGGGAGTCAAGCGACTGTGA
- the mreC gene encoding rod shape-determining protein MreC yields MRDTRESRLLLVLLIAIAFALITVDIRGGQESPVDGARQAAAAVFGPVENGVASAVDPIGNAIGAVRDSGERHNRIAALEQENAALKARLGSDDRNRNRLRELDAMLKTAGAGQYGIKGAEVIAIGAAQGFSWTVTIDVGARDGIRRDMTVLNGSGLVGRVTTVGPSTSTVLLANDPDFTVGTRMEKTDELGFATGQGDRPLLVQLLNGKAKVNKGDRLVTFGSQADKPFVPGVPVGEVVRVDPAGGGLTRNVYVRPYVGFTKLDIVGVVVQAPRSDPRDMVLPQKPKPAPTVTVTVTPPPPDGQQAGRQQGEAQQKPDGQAADRQTPDGQAADRQKPDGQAADQPNQQADQQPQDQGDATP; encoded by the coding sequence GTGAGGGACACACGAGAGAGCCGGCTGCTCCTGGTGCTGCTGATCGCCATCGCGTTCGCACTGATCACGGTGGACATCCGAGGAGGCCAGGAGTCGCCGGTCGACGGTGCCCGACAGGCCGCGGCCGCGGTCTTCGGTCCCGTCGAGAACGGAGTCGCCTCGGCGGTCGACCCGATCGGCAACGCCATAGGAGCGGTCCGCGACTCAGGGGAACGGCACAACCGCATCGCCGCCCTGGAGCAGGAGAACGCCGCCCTCAAGGCCAGGCTGGGCAGCGACGACCGCAACCGCAACCGGCTGCGCGAGCTCGACGCCATGCTGAAGACCGCCGGCGCCGGCCAGTACGGCATCAAGGGCGCCGAGGTCATCGCCATAGGAGCCGCCCAGGGCTTCTCCTGGACCGTCACCATCGACGTCGGCGCCCGCGACGGCATCCGCCGCGACATGACCGTCCTCAACGGCTCCGGACTCGTCGGCCGGGTCACCACCGTCGGCCCCTCCACCTCCACGGTCCTGCTGGCCAACGACCCCGACTTCACCGTCGGCACCCGCATGGAGAAGACCGACGAACTCGGCTTCGCCACCGGCCAGGGCGACCGCCCGCTCCTCGTCCAGCTGCTCAACGGCAAGGCCAAGGTCAACAAGGGCGACCGGCTCGTCACCTTCGGCTCCCAGGCCGACAAGCCCTTCGTGCCCGGCGTGCCCGTCGGCGAGGTGGTCCGCGTCGACCCCGCGGGCGGCGGCCTCACCCGCAACGTCTACGTCCGCCCGTACGTCGGCTTCACCAAGCTCGACATCGTCGGCGTCGTCGTCCAGGCCCCGCGCAGCGACCCGCGCGACATGGTGCTGCCGCAGAAGCCCAAGCCCGCCCCGACCGTCACCGTCACGGTCACCCCGCCGCCGCCGGACGGACAGCAGGCCGGCCGGCAGCAGGGCGAGGCCCAGCAGAAGCCCGACGGGCAGGCGGCCGACCGGCAGACGCCGGACGGCCAGGCGGCCGACCGTCAGAAGCCCGACGGGCAGGCGGCCGACCAGCCGAACCAGCAGGCGGACCAGCAGCCGCAGGACCAGGGGGACGCAACACCGTGA